One Opitutia bacterium DNA segment encodes these proteins:
- a CDS encoding TIGR01777 family protein encodes MVLAGGTGFIGAALARRFRERGLEVVVLTRSAPRRRGDGVREVRWSGQSTGEWTRELEGARAVINLAGSTINCVHTPENKRRILESRLDSVRALGAAVRACTVPPAVWVQTSAVGIYGNTEARCPEGAPVGTSFKADVCVQWEAAFATECPASVRGVVLRVGVVLGRKAGAYPPLARVTKAFLGGAAGSGRQGISWILLDDLEEIFLRAVSDDAMRGAYNACAPEPASNAEFMRTLREVLGRPWAPPAPVFAIRLVAPLVMKTDPSLVLEGQFAVPARLEAEGFRFKAPRLTSALTALAD; translated from the coding sequence ATCGTTCTCGCCGGCGGCACCGGATTCATCGGCGCCGCGCTCGCCCGCCGCTTCCGCGAGCGCGGGCTGGAAGTCGTGGTGTTGACTCGTTCCGCGCCGCGGCGGCGCGGTGATGGCGTGCGCGAGGTGCGCTGGAGCGGCCAAAGCACCGGCGAATGGACGCGCGAACTCGAAGGCGCGCGGGCGGTGATCAATCTCGCCGGGTCCACGATCAACTGCGTGCACACGCCGGAGAACAAGCGGCGCATCCTCGAATCGCGCCTCGACTCCGTGCGCGCGCTCGGTGCCGCGGTGCGCGCGTGCACCGTGCCGCCGGCGGTGTGGGTGCAGACGAGCGCCGTGGGCATTTACGGCAACACCGAGGCGCGCTGTCCGGAAGGCGCGCCGGTGGGCACGAGTTTCAAGGCCGACGTCTGCGTGCAATGGGAGGCGGCGTTCGCCACCGAGTGCCCGGCGAGCGTGCGCGGCGTGGTGTTGCGCGTCGGAGTCGTGCTCGGACGCAAGGCCGGCGCCTATCCGCCGCTGGCGCGCGTGACGAAGGCTTTTCTCGGCGGCGCGGCCGGCAGCGGCCGGCAGGGCATCAGCTGGATCCTGCTCGACGATCTGGAGGAGATTTTTCTCCGCGCGGTGAGCGACGATGCGATGCGCGGCGCCTACAACGCCTGTGCGCCCGAGCCGGCGAGCAACGCCGAGTTTATGCGCACGCTGCGCGAAGTGCTCGGCCGCCCGTGGGCGCCGCCAGCGCCGGTTTTTGCGATCCGACTCGTTGCGCCGCTCGTGATGAAGACCGACCCGAGCCTCGTGCTCGAAGGACAATTCGCCGTGCCCGCGCGGCTCGAAGCGGAGGGTTTCCGCTTCAAGGCGCCGCGCCTCACTTCCGCGCTGACGGCGCTGGCGGATTGA
- a CDS encoding MarC family protein, translating into MMDWANRFLQAFIPLFVAIDPIGLAAIFLGLGQNLPRERRHKIADQAIWTGGLVALGFLFLGTSIFAALGISVSDFQIAGGLILFVIAAKDLLSSAAESEKLPEDFGVVPLGMPLIAGPASITTLLVLAQNASVGVAATLAALVVNLVLVVLALHYSEWLGRKIGPTGMRAISKIISMLLAAIAVSMIRQGWRT; encoded by the coding sequence ATGATGGATTGGGCGAACAGATTTCTGCAGGCGTTCATCCCGCTCTTCGTGGCGATCGACCCGATCGGCCTCGCGGCGATCTTCCTCGGGCTCGGGCAAAACCTGCCGCGCGAACGCCGCCACAAGATCGCCGACCAGGCCATCTGGACGGGCGGACTTGTCGCGCTCGGCTTCCTGTTCCTCGGCACGTCGATCTTCGCCGCGCTGGGCATTTCCGTCAGCGATTTCCAGATCGCGGGCGGACTGATCCTGTTCGTCATCGCCGCGAAAGACCTCCTCTCGTCCGCCGCGGAGAGCGAGAAACTCCCCGAGGACTTCGGCGTCGTGCCGCTCGGCATGCCGCTCATCGCCGGGCCGGCGTCGATCACCACGTTGCTCGTGCTCGCCCAAAACGCATCGGTCGGCGTCGCGGCCACGCTCGCGGCGTTGGTGGTGAACCTCGTGCTCGTGGTCCTCGCGCTGCACTACAGCGAGTGGCTGGGCCGCAAGATCGGCCCGACGGGCATGCGCGCCATCTCGAAGATCATTTCCATGCTCCTCGCCGCCATCGCCGTGTCGATGATCCGGCAGGGCTGGCGCACCTGA
- a CDS encoding serine hydrolase, whose protein sequence is MKLPALALAAALLVPAMATEPAALQAVVDRAVADTRAEFTAPELKADQIAVTVVDLRGATPARASYRGDARIYPASVIKLFFAAYAHRLMEDGKLADTPELRRGMRDMIVDSYNEATSYIVDAITGTTSGPELPPDDLAKWNAERGVVTRYFAGLGYANVYAQRKPWGEGPYGREKQDMETHPPARNYLSTDDTARLLVEISQGRCVSPARSAQILELMQRDPFKKSDDPDSQDVGFTGPALSPGMKLWAKAGWVSWARHDAALIELPDGGRVVIVTFTDGREHANNRKIIAAVARRVLTNLP, encoded by the coding sequence ATGAAACTCCCCGCCCTCGCTCTCGCCGCCGCGCTCCTCGTCCCCGCCATGGCCACCGAACCCGCCGCGTTGCAGGCCGTCGTCGATCGCGCCGTCGCCGACACCCGCGCGGAATTCACCGCGCCCGAGCTCAAGGCCGACCAAATCGCCGTGACCGTCGTCGATCTCCGCGGCGCGACGCCCGCGCGCGCCAGTTATCGCGGCGATGCGCGCATTTACCCGGCGAGCGTCATCAAACTCTTCTTCGCCGCCTACGCGCACCGCCTCATGGAAGATGGCAAACTCGCCGACACGCCCGAGCTGCGCCGGGGCATGCGCGACATGATCGTCGATTCCTACAACGAGGCGACGAGCTACATCGTCGACGCGATCACGGGCACCACCAGCGGTCCCGAGCTGCCGCCCGACGACTTGGCCAAGTGGAACGCCGAACGCGGCGTCGTGACGCGCTACTTCGCCGGCCTCGGCTACGCCAACGTCTACGCGCAGCGCAAACCGTGGGGCGAGGGTCCCTACGGCCGCGAAAAGCAGGACATGGAAACGCACCCGCCCGCACGAAATTATCTTTCGACCGACGACACCGCGCGCCTGCTTGTTGAAATCTCCCAGGGCCGATGCGTCTCGCCCGCGCGCTCGGCGCAAATCCTCGAGCTGATGCAACGCGATCCGTTCAAGAAGAGCGACGATCCGGATTCGCAGGACGTCGGCTTCACCGGCCCCGCACTGTCGCCCGGCATGAAACTCTGGGCAAAGGCCGGCTGGGTCAGCTGGGCGCGCCACGACGCCGCGCTCATCGAACTGCCCGACGGCGGCCGCGTGGTGATCGTGACGTTCACCGACGGACGCGAGCACGCCAACAACCGCAAGATCATCGCCGCCGTCGCCCGCCGCGTGCTGACGAATTTGCCGTGA